One genomic segment of Spirochaeta cellobiosiphila DSM 17781 includes these proteins:
- a CDS encoding carbohydrate ABC transporter permease, with product MKSISIQKYFFLLLEVIVALAILILGYVFLKSWEGSKLFMVIVAIIWGVGSVAILFYVLNSIAETLPRKTRSIVLPVVFAGPALLLLLWFLILPTIRTFSLSFFNDTGRQFIGLTNYGNVFTDGVFWESFRNNIYWLVFGTSGSVGIGLLIAVLADKSRFENIYKALIFLPMAISFVGAGVIWKFIYAYKGEGANIVEIGLLNAIITGLGFKAQAWLQLPFWNNLLLIIIMVWLQTGYAMVILSSAIKGIPSSLIEAAKVDGATEFQVFRHIMIPEIMGTLITVSTTIVIFSLKLFDIVRVMTGGNFGTNVIANEFYLRQFTQGRTGEASALAILLLVAVVPVLLYNLRQFQGRKAFK from the coding sequence AAATATTTTTTTCTACTATTAGAAGTAATAGTAGCCTTGGCTATCCTTATATTGGGATATGTATTTCTCAAATCATGGGAAGGGTCCAAATTATTTATGGTTATAGTGGCCATCATATGGGGTGTTGGATCTGTGGCTATATTGTTCTATGTTCTTAACAGCATTGCTGAGACATTACCCCGTAAGACACGTTCTATTGTCTTACCGGTTGTTTTTGCAGGTCCCGCTTTACTTCTTTTATTATGGTTTCTCATTCTTCCCACCATTAGAACCTTTAGTTTAAGTTTCTTTAATGATACGGGAAGACAATTTATCGGTTTGACAAATTATGGGAATGTCTTTACTGACGGTGTGTTCTGGGAAAGCTTTCGCAATAATATATATTGGCTTGTTTTTGGTACATCCGGTAGCGTGGGGATCGGCCTTCTCATTGCTGTATTGGCTGATAAGAGCCGGTTTGAGAATATCTATAAAGCATTGATCTTCTTACCTATGGCCATTTCTTTTGTTGGAGCTGGTGTTATCTGGAAGTTTATTTATGCCTATAAAGGGGAAGGGGCTAATATCGTAGAGATAGGACTTCTTAATGCCATTATCACTGGACTTGGTTTTAAAGCCCAGGCTTGGTTACAGCTTCCTTTTTGGAACAATCTCCTGCTTATCATTATCATGGTTTGGCTTCAAACTGGGTACGCCATGGTCATTCTATCATCGGCAATAAAAGGTATCCCTTCTTCTTTGATAGAAGCTGCCAAGGTTGATGGTGCGACTGAGTTCCAGGTCTTTAGGCATATTATGATTCCAGAAATCATGGGGACTCTTATCACTGTATCTACCACCATTGTTATCTTTAGTCTTAAACTTTTTGATATTGTTAGGGTTATGACAGGTGGTAACTTTGGTACAAATGTTATAGCCAATGAGTTTTATTTGAGACAATTTACCCAGGGAAGAACGGGAGAGGCTTCAGCTTTGGCCATATTACTTTTGGTTGCTGTTGTACCAGTCCTTCTCTATAACCTGAGACAATTCCAGGGAAGGAAGGCTTTCAAATGA